In the genome of Vicia villosa cultivar HV-30 ecotype Madison, WI linkage group LG7, Vvil1.0, whole genome shotgun sequence, one region contains:
- the LOC131620992 gene encoding uncharacterized protein LOC131620992: protein MSTSVSPNLECWKLRTLYSLPSDSWKSPRSVSCHTQKHVPERNKVNGFSCSLLSRSRNLKGKRVNRGCSCSALFNDFHLHKDENGREILEPSLLGIQPEPPSWPEREEILRLSFERRVKSVGIPLSIRMIKKKLQLEQGFGDGSSELNNCSVKKSFGSLLFILHELQNHALQTRESLCGEDLKSVMVKLNREMDDSFVWLFQQVFSETPSLMVDVMVFLSNFSVFSMHNNNIVKDVSEVLHGVVVQDECVKEELTEEEEKLWNSMLEEGSKMQRELRGEGLDHETMMKFVAPVCVEIEGDQYEEYEKTEAYYKKHIVLSPYNSLLLSNYAQFLFLVLHDNDGAEEYYKKSVLVESPEGEAYCRYADFLLWIRKDNWAAELRYLQALESDPGNTYYLSKYASFLWNTGGQQDNSTSFPIEELDNLQI from the exons ATGAGTACAAGTGTTTCTCCCAATCTTGAATGTTGGAAACTGAGAACCCTTTATTCTCTTCCCTCTGATTCATGGAAATCACCACGTTCGGTTTCTTGTCATACACAGAAACATGTTCCTGAGAGGAACAAAGTCAATGGTTTTTCTTGTTCCTTGTTGTCTAGGTCAAGGAACTTGAAGGGTAAAAGAGTAAATCGTGGTTGTTCTTGTTCAgctctttttaatgattttcatctTCACAAAGATGAAAATGGAAGAGAAATTCTGGAACCTTCTTTGCTTGGTATTCAGCCTGAGCCACCTAGCTGGCCAGAGAGAGAAGAGATTTTGAGACTGAGTTTTGAAAGGAGAGTGAAAAGTGTTGGAATCCCTTTGTCTATTAGGATGATTAAAAAGAAGCTTCAATTGGAACAAGGCTTTGGAGATGGATCAAGTGAATTGAATAACTGTTCTGTTAAGAAGAGTTTTGGATCTTTGTTGTTTATTCTTCATGAGCTTCAGAATCATGCTTTGCAAACAAGGGAATCACTTTGTGGTGAAGATTTGAAAAGTGTTATGGTTAAGCTAAATAGAGAAATGGATGATTCTTTTGTGTGGTTGTTTCAACAGGTTTTCAGCGAGACGCCGTCTCTCATGGTTGATGTTATGGTTTTCCTAAGTAACTTTTCTGTGTTTTCTATGCATAACAACAATATTGTTAAGGATGTGAGTGAAGTTCTACATGGTGTTGTGGTTCAAGATGAGTGTGTAAAGGAAGAGTTGACAGAAGAGGAAGAAAAGTTATGGAATTCTATGTTGGAGGAAGGTTCAAAGATGCAAAGAGAATTGAGGGGTGAGGGTTTGGATCATGAAACAATGATGAAGTTTGTGGCACCAGTATGTGTGGAGATTGAAGGGGATCAATATGAGGAATATGAGAAAACTGAGGCTTATTACAAAAAGCATATAGTCCTTTCACCTTACAATTCACTTCTTCTGTCAAACTATGCACAGTTCCTCTTCCTTGTTCTTCATGACAATGATGG AGCTGAAGAATACTACAAAAAATCAGTGCTAGTTGAATCACCAGAGGGTGAAGCATATTGCAGATATGCCGATTTCTTGTTGTGGATAAGGAAGGATAATTGGGCAGCAGAATTGAGATATCTACAAGCATTGGAATCAGATCCTGGCAACACTTATTATCTGTCAAAGTATGCTAGTTTCCTTTGGAATACTGGTGGACAACAAGACAATTCTACTAGCTTTCCTATAGAAGAATTAGATAACTTACAAATATGA
- the LOC131620993 gene encoding glycosylinositol phosphorylceramide mannosyl transferase 1-like, translating into MRGSCWLNRRIEQRFRLLAISTVKSVKIKLLLFFCVALTLLAFSTTGSTFLLWNNNNNIQTPPLRRFTDSRKGYSIVMNTWKRYDLLKQSIKHYSSCPRLDSVHIVWSELDPPSEGLLKFLHQAVKSKSRDGQYVKLRFDVNKEDSLNNRFKEITDLETDAVFSVDDDVIFPCSSVEFAFDVWQSAPDAMVGFVPRVHWVDSLNGEDNKFRYGGWWSVWWTGTYSMVLSKAAFFHKKYLSLYTNEMPSSIREYVTKNRNCEDIAMSFLVANATGAPPLWVKAKIYEIGSTGISSLGGHSIRRSECVNIFTAMFGRMPLVYTSVKAVDSRNVWFW; encoded by the exons ATGAGAGGGAGCTGTTGGTTGAACCGTCGGATTGAGCAGAGGTTTCGGTTACTTGCGATCTCCACCGTTAAATCAGTGAAGATCAAGCTTCTGCTGTTTTTTTGCGTCGCGTTAACGCTTCTCGCATTTTCAACAACCGGTTCAACTTTCTTATTGtggaacaataataataatattcaaacTCCTCCACTTCGTCGTTTCACTGATTCAAG GAAAGGATATTCTATTGTAATGAACACATGGAAGCGATATGATCTCTTAAAGCAGTCCATCAAACATTATTCATCCTGTCCTCGACTTGATTCAGTACATATTGTATGGAGTGAACTCGATCCTCCATCAGAAGGTCTTCTAAAatttctgcaccaagctgtaaaaTCCAAGTCTAGAGACGGACAATATGTAAAGCTGAGGTTTGATGTCAACAAAGAAGACAGTTTGAACAACAGATTTAAAGAAATTACAGATTTGGAGACTGATGCTGTCTTTTCTGTTGACGATGATGTCATATTTCCTTGCTCTTCAGTGGAATTTGCATTTGATGTTTGGCAAAGTGCACCAGATGCAATGGTGGGGTTTGTACCTCGTGTACATTGGGTGGATTCATtg AATGGTGAAGACAACAAGTTTAGATATGGCGGATGGTGGTCTGTGTGGTGGACAGGTACATATAGCATGGTGCTCTCCAAGGCAGCATTCTTTCACAAAAAGTATCTCAGTCTCTACACGAATGAGATGCCATCATCGATTAGAGAATATGTAACAAAGAACAG GAATTGTGAAGATATTGCAATGTCTTTTCTTGTCGCAAATGCAACTGGTGCACCCCCTTTATGGGTTAAAG CCAAAATATATGAGATTGGATCGACAGGAATTAGTAGTTTGGGAGGTCATAGTATACGAAGATCAGAGTGTGTCAACATATTTACCGCCATGTTTGGGCGGATGCCCTTGGTATATACTTCAGTGAAGGCAGTTGATAGTCGCAATGTCTGGTTTTGGTGA